A single region of the Oreochromis niloticus isolate F11D_XX linkage group LG19, O_niloticus_UMD_NMBU, whole genome shotgun sequence genome encodes:
- the spmap2 gene encoding sperm microtubule associated protein 2 isoform X1: protein MATRMQQLAQPKPNRLRYPDRRSVYWLDKLPPERSRLTTKIELTPRWSDLCISKKFYNQVTISPIWEVSEWALKAIPSKRVCHLAQPRAPAAGWQPARPLLVPVSRGIQTAVATSRICQLAQPKRRQVLEKSRHKSKYAQVIHLPSKASAHIELLATPKNDHPEFKGDRPMCWPVSKAAKSSITSQRLLDLSSPKERKALYEGYDPYMISRAARSASPSPRIQQLCLPLSRKCSSE from the exons ATGGCGACTCGGATGCAGCAGTTGGCTCAACCCAAACCGAACCGACTAAGATATCCAGACCG tCGGTCTGTTTACTGGCTGGATAAGCTTCCACCAGAAAGGAGCAGATTAACCACTAAAATTG AGTTAACCCCCCGCTGGTCAGACTTGTGCATAAGTAAAAAGTTCTACAATCAAGTCAC AATTTCTCCCATATGGGAGGTCAGTGAATGGGCTCTTAAGGCCATCCCGTCCAAAAGGGTGTGTCATTTGGCTCAACCTCGGGCGCCGGCAGCTGGTTGGCAGCCCGCCCGCCCGTTGTTGGTCCCT GTAAGCAGAGGCATACAGACAGCTGTTGCCACTTCACGGATCTGCCAGCTCGCCCAGCCAAAGCGAAGGCAGGTTCTGGAGAAATCCAGGCACAAATCTAAATATGCACAAGTAATCCACCTGCCCTCTAAAGCATCGGCACACATAGAGCTACTCGCCA CTCCGAAGAATGACCATCCCGAGTTCAAAGGAGACCGCCCAATGTGCTGGCCCGTTTCAAAAGCTGCAAAAAGCTCCATAACCAGCCAAAGACTGCTTGATCTGTCCAGTCCTAAAGAGAGGAAGGCTCTGTATGAGGGATATGACCCATACATGATCAGCCGGGCAGCCCGATCAGCCAGCCCCTCTCCCAGAATACAACAGCTCTGTTTGCCTCTGTCTCGCAAATGCAGCTCAGAGTAA
- the spmap2 gene encoding sperm microtubule associated protein 2 isoform X2 has protein sequence MATRMQQLAQPKPNRLRYPDRRSVYWLDKLPPERSRLTTKIELTPRWSDLCISKKFYNQVSRGIQTAVATSRICQLAQPKRRQVLEKSRHKSKYAQVIHLPSKASAHIELLATPKNDHPEFKGDRPMCWPVSKAAKSSITSQRLLDLSSPKERKALYEGYDPYMISRAARSASPSPRIQQLCLPLSRKCSSE, from the exons ATGGCGACTCGGATGCAGCAGTTGGCTCAACCCAAACCGAACCGACTAAGATATCCAGACCG tCGGTCTGTTTACTGGCTGGATAAGCTTCCACCAGAAAGGAGCAGATTAACCACTAAAATTG AGTTAACCCCCCGCTGGTCAGACTTGTGCATAAGTAAAAAGTTCTACAATCAA GTAAGCAGAGGCATACAGACAGCTGTTGCCACTTCACGGATCTGCCAGCTCGCCCAGCCAAAGCGAAGGCAGGTTCTGGAGAAATCCAGGCACAAATCTAAATATGCACAAGTAATCCACCTGCCCTCTAAAGCATCGGCACACATAGAGCTACTCGCCA CTCCGAAGAATGACCATCCCGAGTTCAAAGGAGACCGCCCAATGTGCTGGCCCGTTTCAAAAGCTGCAAAAAGCTCCATAACCAGCCAAAGACTGCTTGATCTGTCCAGTCCTAAAGAGAGGAAGGCTCTGTATGAGGGATATGACCCATACATGATCAGCCGGGCAGCCCGATCAGCCAGCCCCTCTCCCAGAATACAACAGCTCTGTTTGCCTCTGTCTCGCAAATGCAGCTCAGAGTAA